A window of the Helianthus annuus cultivar XRQ/B chromosome 4, HanXRQr2.0-SUNRISE, whole genome shotgun sequence genome harbors these coding sequences:
- the LOC110886777 gene encoding probable glutathione S-transferase parC, with amino-acid sequence MDDVILLDFWVSVFGQRVRIALAEKGVHYENREENPQNKTPLLLEMNPVHKKIPVLIHQGKPVCESNIIVQYIDEVWHDDKSPSLLPSDPYLRAQARFWADFVDKKVYEAGKKIWMTEGEEDRQVAKKELIEVLKVLEGQLGEKPYLVGESFGLADIALIPFSVWFHAFGKMTMNMNIERECPKLAAWVNRCMEREAVSKSLPHPHKIYEFDQKKKKGHE; translated from the coding sequence ATGGATGATGTTATACTGCTAGACTTCTGGGTGAGTGTGTTCGGTCAGAGGGTAAGAATTGCTCTAGCTGAAAAAGGTGTTCACTATGAAAACAGAGAAGAAAACCCGCAGAACAAAACCCCACTTCTCCTTGAAATGAACCCGGTCCATAAAAAGATCCCGGTTCTCATCCACCAGGGCAAACCCGTATGCGAATCCAACATCATTGTTCAGTACATCGACGAGGTGTGGCACGACGACAAGTCCCCGTCATTGCTGCCTTCCGATCCTTATCTCCGAGCTCAGGCCAGGTTCTGGGCTGACTTCGTTGACAAAAAGGTATATGAGGCTGGGAAGAAGATATGGATGACAGAAGGCGAAGAAGATCGACAAGTGGCGAAGAAGGAGTTGATAGAGGTGTTGAAGGTGTTAGAAGGGCAGCTGGGTGAAAAGCCTTATTTGGTGGGGGAAAGCTTCGGGTTAGCGGATATAGCACTGATTCCGTTCAGCGTGTGGTTCCATGCGTTTGGGAAGATGACCATGAACATGAACATCGAGAGAGAATGCCCGAAGCTGGCTGCTTGGGTCAACCGCTGCATGGAAAGAGAGGCCGTCTCCAAATCTCTTCCTCATCCTCATAAGATTTACGAATTCgaccagaagaagaagaaaggccATGAATGA